The DNA window ATCGCTGATCAGCAGGGCGAGGATCTTGCCAATCTGGTCGCCGACCAGTTGATTTACTCATCAATCCGCACCGATCAGGACACACAGCGGCTGTCTGTGCCCACCCGTATCGGCGTGCGCCACCCCAAGCTGAGCCAGGTGATCCAGATGATGGAGGCCAATATCGAAGAGCCGATCAGCCCTTCGGTTCTGGCACGCGATGTGGGCATGAGCACGCGGCAGCTCGAACGCCTGTTCCGCCGGTATCTCAACCGCAGTCCGAAGCGCTATTATATGGAACTGCGCCTGCAGAAGGCACGCAATCTGCTGATGCAGACAGATATGAGCGTGATCAACGTAGCGCTGGCCTGCGGCTTTGCCTCGCCCAGCCATTTCTCAAAATGCTACCGGGCGCATTATGATACGACCCCCTACCGCGAAAGGGGCAGCCACGCGGCGCGCCTGACGATTTGATCCGCACGGAACGGCTGCTGCTCAGACGCGCGGTGCCGGGTGATCTTGATGCTTTCCATGAGATAATGACTGACGCGCGGGTGATGCGCTACTGGAGCCGACCGCCGCACACTGCGGTTGATGAAACACGCAGGTTTCTGGCGCATATGATGCAGTGCAATGCGCCGGATGTGGATGAATATGTGGTGGAGTATGAGGGCCGCTGTATCGGCAAGGCCGGATGCTGGCGCGCGCCTGAGGTCGGGTATCTGCTGCATCCCGACCACTGGGGCAAGGGGTTTGCGGCGGAAGCGCTGCAGGCGGTGATCCCCCGCTGTTTTGCAAAGTTCGCAGACGCGCCGGCGCTTACCGCGGAATGCGACCCGCGCAATCGCGCGTCAGTGGCGCTGTTGCGCAGGCTGGGATTCCGCCACCTGAAAACGGTCGAAAAAGACTTCCTATACGGAGAGAGCGAGTGGTGCGATACGTCTTATTTCGCCCTGCCCCGGCTTCAGCCCCCGGCGCCCGATGACATGCGATAGACGGCGCCGTTGCCTGCCGCGATGAACCAGATTGATCCGTCCGGCGCCTGGATGATGTCGCGGACCCGTCCGGTTTCCGGCGATTTAATCTGTGCCACTTCGCGCGCCGTATCTCCGGAGGTTTCAAGCCGCGAGATATAGTCGAACTTCAGCGACCCCACAAAAATATCGCCGCGCCAGTCGGGAAACATATCCCCCGAGTAAATCAGCAGCCCTGAGGGTGCCATCGACGGATCCCAGTAAAATGCGGGCTGCTGCATGCCTTCTTTCGCCGTCCCCTCTCCGATTTTGCCCCCGGAGTAATGCCGCCCGTATGAAATCACCGGCCAGCCGAAATTCGCGCCTTTGCGGATCAGGTTAACCTCGTCTCCGCCTTTTGCCCCATGCTCGGCGGTCCATAGCGTACCGGCGGCATCCAGCCCCGCGCCCTGCGGGTTGCGGTGGCCATATGACCAGATTTCAGGCTGTATGCCTGCCTGGCCGATGAAGGGGTTGTCTGCCGGGACGCTGCCATCGCGGTTGATGCGGATGACTGAGCCGTTGTGCAGGTTGCGGTCCTGAGCGGATGGCCGATCACCCCGATCACCGATGGTCACGAATAGCGTGCCGTCCGTGGCCTCTACCACCCGGCTGCCGAAATGCCGGCCGCCCGAACCACCGGGTGCGGCCTCAAAAAGCTGTCGCACGCGCTCCAGACGGCGACCGTCGTCTGAGAGCCGGGCTGCGGCAAGCGCTGTTCCGCTGCCCCCCTGCTGGCGTTTGGAATATGTCAGCCAGAGCTCACGTGTTGTGGCAAAGTCGCGCGCTGGCGTAATATCCAGCAGCCCCCCCTGGCCGCTGTCGCGTACAGGCGGTACACCACTGACTTCCACCGCATTGCCCGAGCCGTCGAAATGCATCAGCCGGCCGTCCTTTTCAGTGACCAGAAAACCGCCGCCGGGCAAAAGAGCCAGCCCCCAGGGGGTATCAAGACCTTCAGCCATCATCGTCAGACGTGGCGGCTCAGCGCTTTGTGCAGACGGCGCCTTTGGATATGCAAACAATCCCGCGATGCTCAGCGTGATACCCAGTGCGGCAGACAGACAGCCTCTGACCGGCATGGCCGTTCTCCTTTTCACAGTTGCTCCTGAGAGACATAGAAAGCGCCGGGCCGATTGCCACCTGGCACGCACAGTTGTGATCAGCGCAACCTCCGGTACGCTTTGAAAATGCCTCTTTCGTTTTTCGCATCGCCCGCATAATCTCGGGCGCGAACGTCAAGTTCCAACACGGGAGAAAACAAATGAAAAAGATGCTTCTGGCCAGCACGGCCGCAGCACTCGTGGCAACCTCTGCTTTTGCAGACGGACACGCCAAGGAAGTTAAACTGGGTATTCTGATCGGCTTCACCGGCCCGATTGAATCGCTCACAGGTCCGATGGCCGCAGGTGCCGAACTTGCGATGACCGAAGTGACCGAGAGCGGCAAACTGCTGGACGCGGCCACCGTCACGCCGATGCGGGCCGATACGGGCTGTATCGACAACGGTCTGTCCACCTCCAACGCCGAACGTCTGATCGCCGACGGCATCAACGGGCTGATCGGTGGCGACTGCTCTGGTGTGACCGGTGCAATCCTGCAGAACGTGGCAATCCCCAATGGCATGGTGATGATCTCACCATCTGCGACGTCGCCGGGTCTTTCCACGGTTGAGGATAACGATCTCTTTTTCCGCACCGCCCCTTCGGATGCGCGTGAAGGCCAGGTGATGGCCGAGATCCTGCAGGAGCGTGGCGTTGAATCCATCGCACTGACATATACCAACAACGACTATGGCAAGGGCCTCGCGGATGCGATCGAGAGCAACTTCAAGGCCGTAGGCGGCGAGGTGACCATCGTCGCAGCCCATGAAGACGGCAAAGCTGATTACTCTGCTGAAATGGGCGCGCTGGCGTCTGCCGGTGGTGATCTGCTCGTTGTGGCCGGATATCTTGACCAGGGCGGTCTTGGCATCATCAACGCAGCCCTTGATACGGGGGCGTTCGATACTTTCGGTCTGCCGGGTGGCATGATCGGGGACAGCCTGCCGACCAATGTTGGCTCCGCTCTGAACGGCTCTTACGGCCAGATTGCGGGTTCGGGTGGTGAAGGCATCGAAAAGCTCAAGGAAATGGCCGGTGACGCGTTCGATGCGACCTCGCCCTATACGCCCGAGAGCTATGATGCCGCAGCGCTCTTCATGCTTGCGATGCAGGCAGCCGACAGCACGGATCCGGCAGAGTATGGCAAGCACATCCTCGATGTGGCCAACGCCCCCGGCGAAAAGATCTATCCCGGTGAGCTTGCCAAAGCGCTCGATATCATCCGTGAAGGCGGCGACGTCGATTATGTCGGTGCCTCAGCGGTTGAGCTGATCGGCCCGGGCGAATCTGCCGGCACATACCGGATGATTGAAGTCCAGGACGAGAAAAACGTCACAATCGGCTTCAAATAATCACGACCTGTGATACGCGAACAGCCCGGTGTGCAGACGCCGGGCTGTTTGTAATAAAAGGCACGCCAAAGACGTGCGGACCTCAGGGGACATGCAATGATCGTCGTTGACGACATTCACAAACATTTCGGCGGTTTCCACGCGGTCGACGGGGCCAGCCTGGAAATCCGGCAGGGCACGATCACCGGGCTGATCGGACCGAACGGTGCGGGAAAAACAACTCTTTTCAACGTGATCGCTGGCGTTCATGAACCAACATCCGGTCGGGTGATGATGGATGGTGAGGATATCACCGGCCTGCCCCCGCATGCGCTTTTTCACAAGGGGCTGCTGCGCACCTTTCAGATCGCGCATGAGTTTTCCTCGATGACCTGTCGCGAAAACCTGATGATGGTGCCGGGCAAACAGTCGGGTGAGACACTGTGGAACACCTGGTTCGGCCGCAAGCGGATTGCGGATGAAGAACGCGCACTGCGGGCAAAAGCCGATGAGGTGCTGGAATTCCTGACCGTCGGGCACCTGGCCGATCATAAAGCCGGGCAGATTTCGGGCGGACAGAAAAAACTGCTGGAGCTTGGGCGGACAATGATGGTCGATGCCAAGATCGTCTTTCTCGATGAGGTGGGCGCCGGTGTGAACCGCACTCTGCTCAATACCATAGGCGACGCAATTATCCGGCTGAACCAGGAGCGCGGATATACATTTGTGGTGATCGAGCACGATATGGATTTCATTGGCCGGCTGTGCGATCCGGTGATCTGTATGGCCGAGGGCAAAGTGCTGGCACAGGGCACGCTGGACGAGATCAAGGCCAATGAGCAGGTGATCGAAGCGTATCTGGGCACTGGCCTCAAGAATAAGGACAAGGTGGGCGCATGAGGGACCGGGTGCACAGTCAGGCCGTTGCATGCGCCGCCAGGTATCCCGGGCGGAAGCACGGATGCCTTCGGACACGGGCGGCGCGCGCATGAGTGACAAACCCTATGACGACCGGGGCAACAAGGACCTGTCGCTTGGCAATGCCAGAGGGATGGGAACCGCACATCCGGTGCGGCAGGGTGGCAGATCGCGGCCCTCTCCGGGCGGGCCCTTCCTGATCGGAGAGAATATGACCGGTGGCTATGGCGCCGGCCCGGACATCCTGCATGACTGTACCATTGCTGTGGACCGTGGCGAGATCGCTGTGATCGTGGGACCCAACGGGGCCGGCAAGTCAACGGGCATGAAAGCGGTCTTCGGAATGCTGAACCTGCGCAAAGGTCATGTGAAGCTCGATGGCGAGGACATCACCGATCTTAGTCCGCAGGCGCGTGTTGCCAGGGGCATGGGCTTTGTGCCGCAGACCTCGAATATCTTCACGTCGATGACGGTTGAAGAGAACCTCGAGATGGGTGCCTTTATCCGGACCGATGACATCCGCCCCACGATGGAGCAGATATACGACCTGTTTCCGATCCTTCGGGAAAAGCGCAACCAGGCGGCTGGTGAGCTGTCCGGCGGGCAGCGCCAGCAGGTGGCCGTTGGTCGTGCGCTGATGACCCGGCCCAAAGTGCTGATGCTTGATGAGCCCACAGCCGGCGTGAGCCCGATCGTGATGGATGAGCTTTTTGATCGCATCATCGAGGTGGCGCGCACCGGTATTCCCATTCTGATGGTAGAGCAGAACGCGCGTCAGGCGCTGGAGATCGCCGACAAAGGGTATGTTCTGGTGCAGGGGCGCAATGCCTATACCGGCACAGGCAAAGAGCTGCTGGCCGATCCTGACGTGCGTAAATCGTTTCTGGGGGGATGATTATGTTTCGCAACCGGATGGCCGTGATCTGGCCGGTTCTGCTGCTGGCAGCTTCAGGCGGACAGGCGCAGACGACAGACGCGGACCGGCAGTCGCTTTTGTCATGCAAATTCGGACCGGCCTGCACGCGGGATAATGTCGAATGCGCGGAGTATGCCCGCTGGATCATCCTGCGGTATTACGAGACAGAAGAGCGGTTCGCCCTCTTTGATGCGCTGCAGTCTTCAGAGCAGGAAGCGCTGGTGCGCGAGATGGGGGCGATGACGATCTTTGAGATCGAAGAGATCGGCGACGGTGAAGGCCGCTTCGGATCCTCGTTCCGGATGGTCGTCGGGCCGACGCTTGAGGCGGCGGTTCAGTCGGTCTCGGTAAGCCGTGAAGATGAAAGCGATCTGACCTTTCTGCCGGAAGCGTTGAACGGCATGTGCAGGGTGATCGAATAATGGATTTCCTGAACGCTTTCATTGCATTGTCGAACTTTGTTCTTGTGCCTGCGATCGCCTATGGCAGCCAGCTGGCGCTGGGCGCGCTGGGGGTCACGCTGATCTACGGCATTCTGCGGTTTTCAAACTTTGCCCATGGCGACACGATGGCTTTCGGCGCGATGGTAACTGTCCTCTTCACCTGGCTCTTTCAGAGCTGGGGCATCAGTCTGGGGCCCCTGCCCACAGCACTTCTTGCGCTGCCGCTGGGGATTGCGGGATGTATGCTGCTGCTTCTGGCCACGGACCGGGTCGTCTACCGGTTTTACCGGGCACAAAAGGCAAAGCCTGTCATTCTGGTGATCGTGTCTCTGGGTGTTACTTTTATCATGAACGGCATCGTGCGGTTCATCATCGGCCCGGACGATCAGCGTTTTCTCGATGGAGAGCGGTTCATCGTGTCGGCACGCACCTTCAAGGAAATGACCGGCCTCGAAGAAGGCCTCGCGATCAAAACGACCCAGGGCATTACCCTGATCACCGCCGTGATCGTTGTCGCCCTGCTCTTCTGGTTTCTCAACCGGACGCGGACGGGAAAATCGATGCGCGCCTACTCCGATAATGAGGACCTGGCGCTCCTGTCTGGCATCAACCCGGAGCGGGTTGTGATGATCACCTGGCTTATTGTCGCGGCGCTGGCGACCATTGCGGGTGTGCTCTACGGGCTGGATAAATCCTTCAAACCCTTCACCTATTTCCAGCTTCTCCTGCCGATCTTCGCCAGCGCTATCGTCGGGGGTCTTGGCAACCCGATCGGTGCAATCGCCGGCGGATTTGTGATCGCTTTCTCGGAAGTGACCGTCACCTACGCCTGGAAAAAGGTGCTGGGCTATCTGATGCCAGAGAGCCTTGAACCCGACGGCCTCGTGCAGCTGCTGAGCACCGACTACAAACTGGCGGTGAGTTTTCTTATTCTGCTGATTGTGCTGCTCTTTAAGCCGACAGGGCTCTTTCGGGGGAAAGCGGTATGAACAGTGCTGTGAAAAATACGCTGCTCTTTGCAGTGGTCGGGCTGATGATCCTTTACACCGGCTTTGCGCAGAGCTGGAACACGGCGCTGCTTATTCTGAACATGGGCCTTATTTCGGCAATCATGGCGCTTGGGGTGAACCTGCAGTGGGGGTTTGCCGGGCTCTTTAACGTCGGGATCATGGGCTTTGTGGCACTTGGCGGGCTGGCTGCAGTGCTGACGGGCATGCCGCCGACCCCGGGTGCATGGAGTGCCGGCGGGTGGAACATCCTGGCGGCATTTGTCTTTGCGCTGCTGACGGTGGTGGCCGTGGTGATGGTGCGCGGGCGTATGCGCGCGGGCTGGGCGCGTAGTGTGGTGATCATCCTGATGATGATCGCGGGCTTCTTTATCTACCGTGCGCTTTTCGATCCGGGTGTCGAAGCTGTTGAGGCGATCAATCCGGCCCTGACGGGTTTTCTGGGCGGGCTCGGTATCGAACGCGGGATCTGGGTCGCGCTGGCCTGGCCCGTCGGCGGCCTCTTTGCCGCTGCAGCCGCATGGGTAATCGGAAAAACGGCGCTCGGTCTGCGCTCGGATTATCTGGCGATTGCGACCCTTGGCATTGCCGAGATCATCATCGCAGTGCTGAAAAACGAAGACTGGCTGGCGCGGGGCGTGAAAAACGTGGTTGGCCTGCCCCGGCCTGCGCCGTTTGAGATTGATCTGCAGAATGATCCCGGCTTTGTGGAGAGTGCCGCCGGCTATGGGATGGATCCGGTCACGGCCTCGACGCTTTACGTAAAGCTGGCCTATGCAGGCCTGTTCACGGTAGTTCTGGTGATCCTTCTGGTCATGGCGCAACGCGCGCTGCACAGCCCCTGGGGGCGCATGATGCGGGCGATCCGCGACAACGAAGTCGCGGCCGAAGCGATGGGCAAAGACGTCACCGCCCGGCACCTGCAGATTTTTGTGCTGGGCTCGGCGGTCTGCGGGATTGCGGGTGCAATGATGACGACACTCGACGGTCAGCTGACACCGGGCACCTATCAGCCGCTGCGGTTTACCTTTCTGGTCTGGGTTATGGTGATCGTCGGCGGCTCGGGTAACAACTTCGGCGCAGTGCTGGGTGGTTTCCTGATCTGGTTCCTGTGGGTGCAGGTCGAACCGATGGGCCTGTGGCTTATGGAACTGATCACCTCGGGCATGGCGGATGGCTCGCCGCTGAAGGCGCACCTCATTGAGAGTGCGGCGCATATGCGGCTCTTTACCATGGGCGTGGTGCTGTTGCTTGTGCTGCGGTTCAGCCCGCGGGGTCTTATCCCCGAGCGCTGATCCGCTTTACTGCTCAGCGGACGCCGCCCTGACGGACGGCGACACTTTTCCATGATTTTGCGGACCGTAAGCCGCAAAGGCCCGGGTGATCAGCGACCTCTGAAAAGGCCGCCGAGGATGCCACGCACGATGCGGCGGCCGGTGGTGCCTTTCAGCTCCTTCAGCACGGCAGTGGCAACCGCAGAGCCGAGGGTATCGGGCTGGCGGGTGCTGCGCCGTGAGGTGGAGCGCGGCACGCCGGTGCCGGAGTACCGCCGGCCTGCGTTGAATTCCCGTTCGGCAGCGGACGCTTCTTCTGCTGCGGCCTCAGCCTTTTCAGCCTCTTTCGCCGCGTCTTCGGCACGCGCCTGCAGAATTTCATATGCCGACTGCCGGTCGATTGCATTTGTATAGGCCGCCTGCAGCGGCGAGGTAGCCACGAGGTTCGCGCGTTCGGCAGCCGTTACCGGTCCCAGCTGCGAGGACGGCGGGCGGATCAGCGTACGCTCGACGATGCCGGGCACACCTTTTTTCTGAAGCATGGATGTGACGGCCTCGCCCACCCCCACTTCGCGGATTGCGGCTTCGGTGTCGAAGGCCGGGTTCTCGCGATAGGTCTGCGCGGCCATGCGCAGCTCCTTGCGGTCTTTTGCGGTGAAGGCGCGCAGCGCATGCTGAATGCGGTTGCCGAGCTGGCCCAGAATGTCGTCGGGCACATCGGCAGGGTTCTGGGTGATGAAGTAGACGCCCACGCCTTTGGAGCGGATCAGACGGGCCACCTGTTCGACTTTGTCGACCAGCGCTTTGGGCGCGTCGTCAAACAAAAGATGGGCCTCGTCAAAAAAGAACACGAGCTTTGGTTTGTCCGGGTCACCCACCTCGGGCAGTTCCTCAAAAAGTTCCGAAAGCAGCCAGAGCAGGAAAGTGGCATAAAGCGCCGGAGAGGCCATGAGTTTGTCGGCGGCCAGGATGTTGATCTGACCGCGCCCGTCGGTCGCCGTGCGCATCAGATCGCTGAGCGCCAGCGCGGGCTCGCCGAAAAGACCGGTACCGCCCTGGTTTTCAAGCACCAGCAGCCGGCGCTGGATCGCACCGATGGAGGCGGTCGACACATTGCCGTAACGCAGAGAAAGCTCTTTTGCATTCTCGCCCGTCCAGACCAGAAGCGCCTGCAGGTCCTTGAGATCCAGCAGCGGCAGACCCTCTTCGTCGGAGAGCCGGAAGGCGATGTTGAGAATGCCCTCCTGCGCTTCTGTGAGATCCAGCAGACGCGCCAGGAGCAAGGGGCCCATTTCGGAGACGGTCGTCCGCACCGGATGCCCCTGATCGCCGAAGATATCCCAGAAAATCACCGGGAAAGCGGCATAGCTGTAATCGTCGAACCCGATTTTGGCCGCGCGCTCTGTGAAGGCCTGATGCAGTTTATGCGTTTCAGAACCGGGTTTCGCGAGCCCCGAGAGATCGCCCTTTACGTCCGACAGAAAGACCGGCACACCGGCTGCCGAAAACCCTTCCGCGAGGATCTGCAGCGTCACGGTTTTGCCGGTCCCTGTAGCGCCTGCCACCAGCCCGTGACGATTGGCGTATTTCAGGCTCAGATGCTGTTGCGTGCCATAGTCCGGGCCACCGCCGCCGACGAAGATGTCATCTGTCATAGTTCTGCACTGCCCCCCGCAGGTTTCATTCTGACCGACCATACGTTCTTAAGGTTTTTGTGCCACAACTTTCCTGTCCGGGCGTTCAGTTATGTCCTTTCCGTCCGGACATCCTCCCTGTCAGACTGGGCCGTGCCGCTTGTCGGTACGGCCATTTTTTTCACCCGCTGACAGAGGGTTCCGCGGCGTACCGGTTTTTCGGTTGACGCCTCTCTGTGCGTTGCGTAGGCTCTGCGCTAATAAGTCGGCCAGTCCGACGGGGAGAAAAAAATCGGGAAAGAGGGATGCTTTGGCGTCCCTTTTTCTTTGAAGAGCAGGCGTTACATCTGATACGCAAAAGCGGACGCCAGGTGCCCGCACTCTGGCCGTTGCACCGGCATCATGCCTGTTCGTGACACTTGAAAATATACGGAGCTTTTATGCCCAGAATCACCACTCTTCTGACAGCGGCGATGATATCGGCGGCCCTGACCGGCGGCACGGCTCATGCGCAGACCACAACCACCGAAAGCACCGAAACGGAAACCGGAACAGAAGCGGAAACCGGCACCGGAACAGCCGGCGCCAACAGCGATCTGAGCCTCGGAGAGGTCGAGACCGGCCCGCAAACCGGCGAGGCCTATGTAACCGAGACAATCGGGCCGTGGTCGATCCGCTGCGTTAAAACGGACACGGACGAAGACCCGTGCCAGATGGTTCAGCTTCTTGAGGATGCGCAGGGATCGCCGATTGCCGAGTTTTCGCTCTTCCGGCTCGCTGATGGTGGCCAGGCGGAAGCGGGCGCGACTGTCATCGTGCCGCTTGAAACCGCTCTTCAGCAGCAGCTGAGCATTCGAGTCGATGAACAGCAGGGTAAACGTTACCCATACGCGTTCTGCAATCCTGTCGGATGTTACGCCCGCATCGGGCTGACAGCGGATGACGTGGCCACCTATAAGCGCGGCAACGAGGCCGTGCTGAGTATCATACCGGTGGCTGCCCAGGACCAGCGGGTTGATGTCACGCTGTCGCTCGAGGGTTTCACTGCGAGCTATGACAAGGTGTCGAGCGTCACACCTGAGTAAGGATTAACGTGGTGCCGGGCGTCCAGCCCGACACCTGAACACGCCCGCCCCAGCCTGATCAGACAGCGCGCAGCGCCAGCACCGCATTCATGCCGCCGAAGGCAAAGGCATTCGACAGGCTGACAGTGACCCTCGCGTCACGCGCCTCATTGGGCACCACATCAAGCGCACATTCGGGATCCGCTTCTTCATAGCCGATCGTGGGCGCGATGATCCCGTCGCGCAGCGCCATGATGCAGGCCAGCAGTTCCACGGCACCGGTCCCGCCGATCAGATGCCCGTGCATGGATTTGGTCGACGAGATCATCAGCTGGTCCGCATGCGGCCCGAAAACATCTGCCACAGCAGCGCATTCAGTCTTGTCATTGGCTGCCGTCCCGGTGCCGTGAGCGTTGATATACCCCACTTCGTCACGGTTGATCCCGGCGTCGGCGAGCGCACCGGCCATCGCCCGGGATGCGCCGTTTTTCGAAGGCATCACGATATCTGAGGCATCTGACGACATGGCAAAGCCCGCCACCTCGCAGAGGATCTCCGCACCGCGCGCTCTGGCGTGTTCCATTTCCTCGAAGACAAAGACCCCTGCGCCCTCGCCCTGCACCATCCCGTTGCGGTTGGCGGAAAACGGGCGACAGGCATCGCGGCTCATCACGCGCAGCCCTTCCCATGCCTTGACGCCACCGAAACAGAGCATGCTTTCCGACCCGCCCGTGACCATCACCGGCGCCATGCCGGAGCGCACCATTGAAAACGCCTGGGCCATGGCGTGATTGGATGAAGCGCAGGCGGTGGAAACCGTGAAAGACGGCCCCTTAAGATTGTGCTCCATGCTCACATGGCTCGCGGCCGCGTTATTCATCAGCTTCGGCACGACAAAGGGATGCACCCGGTTTTTACCGTCCTCATAGACAGAGCGGTAATTGTCGTCCCAGGTGCTGACCCCGCCACCGGCAGTGCCCAGAACAACGCCCGCTCTGGCGGCAAGCTCATCGGTGAAGGTAATGCCGGACTGGTCTATTGCCTCACGTGCGGCGGCCAGGGTGAACTGTGTAAACCGGTCGTAAAGGGAAATCTGCTGGCGGTTATAGCGTCCTTCGGCCTCAAATCCGCGTACCTGCCCGCCGATGCGGATCGAGAGCCTTTCCACATCGCGCAGTGACAGCTCACCAATGCCACAGCGGCCTTCACGCATGGCCTCCAGCGTTGCGGGCACATCATGACCCAGCGCATTGATCGTGCCGGCTCCTGTGATGACAACACGGTGCATGTGATCTGTCAGCTCTGTTCAGCGCGCAGCCGTTCAATCCCGTCCACGATTGAGGCTACGGTCGATATGTCAAAATCACTCTCAGAGGGGGTGTTCGCGTTGAAGGGCACCGAGATGTCAAAGGTCTCTTCGATGGCGAAAATGCACTCCACAAGACCGAGGCTGTCGATTCCGAGTTCCTCCAGCGTGCTGTCGGTCGTGACATCCGACGGTTCCAGCACGGCCTGTTCGGCGATGATGCTGATGACCTTGTCGCGGGTACTCATCGGGAGATCCTCCGTGCCGTTGTCGCCTGTGATTTAGTCACCGGTGTCTGATTTGGAAACCGCTTTCTTGAGTGCTGCGAACTCTTTCATCAGCCTGGGCAGGCGTCGCAGAGCTTTGTATATTTCGACATTGGTTTCCATTTTGGTGGCCGGCGCGCCGAGGATCGTGCGCCCGGCGGGGACATTGGAGAAGATCTTGCTGGCTCCGCCCGCAATCACCCGGTCGCCGACAAATATATTGTCGTTCACACCGACCTGACCGCCCAGTACCACATTGTTGCCTATGACCGAGGACCCCGCCATGCCGCATTGTCCGCACAGCAGGCAGTCGTTGCCGATCACGCAGTTGTGGCCGATCTGCACGAGGTTATCGATTTTGGTGCGGTCCCCGACGCGCGTGTCGCGGATGGTGCCGCAGTCGATTGTGGAATTGGCACCGATCTCGACGTCATCGCCGATGGTGACCGACCCCAGCGAATGAATGCGGGCCCATGACTGCGATGTGGTCTCTTCCTGGTCGCGCATACTGCTGCGTGCGGCCTCCACGCCTGAGCGTTCGGCCGTTGAAAAGGAAAACCCGTCTCCTGCAATCCGCGCGCCTGGTTGCGCGATGAAGCGGGCGCCGATTGTGGCGCGTGCGCCGACAGATACGTGTTCGCGCAGAAAGCTGCCGGCACCGATCACCACATTCCAGCCGACAAAGCAATGCGGGCCGATGATGGTTCCGGCTCCGATTTTTGCCCCGGCTGAAATGACTGTAAAGGGGCCGACGCTGACGTCTTCTTCAAGCTCAGCCGAAGGGTCGATCACCGCTGTTTCATGGATGCCCGTCGCGTACCCCTGGCCGGGGTCCATGAGCCGCGTTAGGCTTGTCATCGCATAACGGGGGCGCGCAGGGATAATAGCGGCTTTGAGCCCCAGCGCCTGCCAGTCCGCCCCCTGCCAGAGCAGTGCGACGAGCGCCTGACCCTCACTGAGGTGTTCGGCATAGCGGGGCTGCGTGGCCATCGCCAGTTCCTGCGGACCGGCGCTTTGAGGCTCTGCCGCACCGCTGATGCGCAGAGTAGTGTCGCCCAGGGCTTCGGCACCCAGAGCGCCGGCGATTTCAGATACGCTGAATGTTGTCTCCGTCATCAAAGCCCGCCCCTGCCCGTTCACGGGCAGACTTACCCCTGTACT is part of the Roseobacter ponti genome and encodes:
- a CDS encoding helicase HerA-like domain-containing protein, producing the protein MTDDIFVGGGGPDYGTQQHLSLKYANRHGLVAGATGTGKTVTLQILAEGFSAAGVPVFLSDVKGDLSGLAKPGSETHKLHQAFTERAAKIGFDDYSYAAFPVIFWDIFGDQGHPVRTTVSEMGPLLLARLLDLTEAQEGILNIAFRLSDEEGLPLLDLKDLQALLVWTGENAKELSLRYGNVSTASIGAIQRRLLVLENQGGTGLFGEPALALSDLMRTATDGRGQINILAADKLMASPALYATFLLWLLSELFEELPEVGDPDKPKLVFFFDEAHLLFDDAPKALVDKVEQVARLIRSKGVGVYFITQNPADVPDDILGQLGNRIQHALRAFTAKDRKELRMAAQTYRENPAFDTEAAIREVGVGEAVTSMLQKKGVPGIVERTLIRPPSSQLGPVTAAERANLVATSPLQAAYTNAIDRQSAYEILQARAEDAAKEAEKAEAAAEEASAAEREFNAGRRYSGTGVPRSTSRRSTRQPDTLGSAVATAVLKELKGTTGRRIVRGILGGLFRGR
- a CDS encoding invasion associated locus B family protein gives rise to the protein MPRITTLLTAAMISAALTGGTAHAQTTTTESTETETGTEAETGTGTAGANSDLSLGEVETGPQTGEAYVTETIGPWSIRCVKTDTDEDPCQMVQLLEDAQGSPIAEFSLFRLADGGQAEAGATVIVPLETALQQQLSIRVDEQQGKRYPYAFCNPVGCYARIGLTADDVATYKRGNEAVLSIIPVAAQDQRVDVTLSLEGFTASYDKVSSVTPE
- a CDS encoding beta-ketoacyl-[acyl-carrier-protein] synthase family protein, translating into MHRVVITGAGTINALGHDVPATLEAMREGRCGIGELSLRDVERLSIRIGGQVRGFEAEGRYNRQQISLYDRFTQFTLAAAREAIDQSGITFTDELAARAGVVLGTAGGGVSTWDDNYRSVYEDGKNRVHPFVVPKLMNNAAASHVSMEHNLKGPSFTVSTACASSNHAMAQAFSMVRSGMAPVMVTGGSESMLCFGGVKAWEGLRVMSRDACRPFSANRNGMVQGEGAGVFVFEEMEHARARGAEILCEVAGFAMSSDASDIVMPSKNGASRAMAGALADAGINRDEVGYINAHGTGTAANDKTECAAVADVFGPHADQLMISSTKSMHGHLIGGTGAVELLACIMALRDGIIAPTIGYEEADPECALDVVPNEARDARVTVSLSNAFAFGGMNAVLALRAV
- a CDS encoding acyl carrier protein, giving the protein MSTRDKVISIIAEQAVLEPSDVTTDSTLEELGIDSLGLVECIFAIEETFDISVPFNANTPSESDFDISTVASIVDGIERLRAEQS
- a CDS encoding UDP-3-O-(3-hydroxymyristoyl)glucosamine N-acyltransferase → MTETTFSVSEIAGALGAEALGDTTLRISGAAEPQSAGPQELAMATQPRYAEHLSEGQALVALLWQGADWQALGLKAAIIPARPRYAMTSLTRLMDPGQGYATGIHETAVIDPSAELEEDVSVGPFTVISAGAKIGAGTIIGPHCFVGWNVVIGAGSFLREHVSVGARATIGARFIAQPGARIAGDGFSFSTAERSGVEAARSSMRDQEETTSQSWARIHSLGSVTIGDDVEIGANSTIDCGTIRDTRVGDRTKIDNLVQIGHNCVIGNDCLLCGQCGMAGSSVIGNNVVLGGQVGVNDNIFVGDRVIAGGASKIFSNVPAGRTILGAPATKMETNVEIYKALRRLPRLMKEFAALKKAVSKSDTGD